One segment of Neodiprion fabricii isolate iyNeoFabr1 chromosome 1, iyNeoFabr1.1, whole genome shotgun sequence DNA contains the following:
- the LOC124188131 gene encoding tolloid-like protein 1 isoform X4 has translation MASALRHASGSSLVVSAFLLLLLPRTTTAREVIDVVPLRQLDYIPSLPPPLGPFTTTKTPKCDQSFASFPDGPQNGTFSAPTLINPEGESRQCVYTFLAGSGQRVEIVFTSFGLRGMPPDGAAVGELPGCVHEYMDIYTEVQSGNHSKLIESPFGGRYCGPIPPRKRVSLYQGIALSFYTDKNVTLPNLFTGYYTFINESDYEVGTPAPSTPCTFTVDAAIKFTGNILSPTYPGAYPKDLVCSYQFIGKPSQRVRLEFRDFDLFFGGPHCPFDYVKVYDGIDNTSAVIGTYCGQQRNLVLYSSESSLFVLFVTLQRTANTQNRGFKGIFEFSESFVKLDFIKDDGEHIRGSECDQKILSKKESFGFVFSPNYPFPYIPKIVCRYFIYGMQDSQHLERVRLEFYKFDIPKGQAKGDSVCTDGYLKVYLKGQEATDSYDKFDHELCGGEHKPSNVVSDGPRLVMVFSSGELQGNGFKAQYRFETEYRIPGTAAPDGTCLFTYRSSSRKRGEFNSPRYPSNYPSDTNCTYLFLATPNEQVTLVFDHFKVRADNANSSVGYYGIHICQEDWLEIYNMYRDNTEKLIGRYCGMTAPGPVESNLGALGLKVILHSDAELVYSGFKARYTFDVAKSIFGDCGSNISSLDYGMITSPNFPNKYDGPARNLASKTCNWFINVRPNYRVLLNFELFSVEGEQSARGCPAAVLRMWHMVSAPPLELCGVKSADAKWSYVSEDNNMRLSFISADKAVGQQGFRAVWTEVATDGDCSGQFLCIVSKYCITKGLHCNGINNCGPDDASDEENCAASAPLEPALAGGTAMLLLSLCFVFVAT, from the exons ATGGCCTCAGCACTCCGGCATGCCTCTGGGAGTAGTTTGGTTGTATCTGCCTTCCTTCTGCTACTCCTTCCACGTACCACTACAG CTCGTGAGGTAATCGATGTTGTACCACTACGCCAACTGGACTACATTCCTTCATTGCCGCCGCCACTGGGACCATTCACTACTACCAAGACACCAA AGTGCGACCAATCGTTCGCAAGCTTCCCAGATGGTCCACAAAATGGAACCTTCAGTGCTCCAACTTTGATCAACCCTGAAGGTGAATCTAGACAGTGTGTTTATACATTTCTGGCTGGCTCTGGGCAACGAGTTGAAATTGTGTTTACTTCTTTCGGCCTTCGTGGTATGCCTCCCGA TGGCGCAGCAGTTGGCGAGTTACCTGG tTGCGTTCATGAGTACATGGACATTTACACAGAAGTACAGTCTGGAAATCATAGCAAGCTGATAGAATCACCATTTGGCGGAAGATACTGTGGACCTATCCCTCCACGAAAGCGAGTTTCTTTGTATCAGGGCATTGCACTCAGTTTCTATACTGACAAAAACGTTACTCTGCCTAATCTATTTACTGGCTACTACACTTTTATCAATGAGT CCGATTATGAAGTGGGAACTCCAGCGCCAAGTACACCATGCACGTTTACAGTAGATGCAGCTATTAAATTTACAGGAAATATATTGTCACCAACTTATCCGGGTGCTTATCCCAAAGATCTAGTCTGCAGCTATCAATTTATCGGGAAGCCCAGTCAACGGGTTCGTTTAGAATTCCGTGACTTTGATTTATTCTTTGGTGGGCCTCA TTGTCCATTCGATTACGTGAAAGTATATGATGGCATTGACAACACTTCGGCAGTTATTGGTACATACTGTGGGCAACAACGAAACTTGGTGCTTTACTCCTCCGAATCTAGCCTGTTTGTGTTATTTGTTACACTCCAGCGAACAGCCAATACGCAAAATCGCGGGTTCAAgggtatttttgaattttccgaAAGCTTTGTTAAATTAG ATTTCATTAAGGATGATGGCGAACACATTCGTGGTTCAGAATGCGATCAGAAGATATTAAGTAAAAAGGAATCCTTTGGCTTTGTGTTTAGCCCAAATTATCCTTTTCCATACATACCCAAAATAGTTTGCCGATATTTTATCTATGGAATGCAAGATTCACAACATCTAGAACGTGTGCGACTAGAGTTTTACAAGTTTGATATACCCAAAGGGCAAGCAAAAGGAGA CTCGGTCTGTACCGATGGATATTTGAAAGTATATCTAAAAGGGCAGGAGGCAACAGATTCATATGATAAATTTGATCACGAATTGTGCGGTGGAGAACACAAACCAAGCAATGTCGTCAGTGACGGTCCACGGCTGGTCATGGTTTTCAGCAGTGGAGAACTTCAGGGCAACGGATTCAAAGCTCA GTATCGATTTGAAACAGAGTATCGGATACCTGGAACGGCAGCACCCGATGGAACTTGTTTATTTACGTATCGCAGTTCATCCCGTAAAAGAGGAGAATTCAATTCCCCACGTTACCCTAGCAATTACCCCAGTGATACCAACTgcacttatttatttttagccACACCGAACGAACAGGTTACGCTAGTATTTGATCATTTCAAGGTCAGAGCTGACAATGCCAATTCATCGGTAGGATATTATGG AATTCATATTTGCCAAGAAGATTGGTTAGAGATATACAATATGTATCGGGACAACACAGAGAAGTTGATTGGTCGCTATTGCGGTATGACAGCTCCGGGACCTGTAGAGTCAAATCTTGGGGCTCTTGGACTGAAAGTTATCTTGCATTCTGATGCTGAGCTTGTGTACAGTGGATTCAAGGCTCGCTACACGTTTGATGTTGCTAAATCTATATTTGGTG ATTGTGGTTCAAATATCAGCAGTTTGGATTATGGGATGATCACTAGTCCCAATTTTCCAAACAAGTATGATGGGCCAGCACGCAACTTGGCCAGTAAAACTTGTAATTGGTTTATAAACGTTAGACCAAATTATCGAGTACTtctgaatttcgaattattttctgTTGAAGGCGAGCAGTCAG CACGAGGTTGCCCCGCAGCAGTACTGCGCATGTGGCACATGGTGTCGGCTCCACCACTTGAACTCTGTGGCGTTAAAAGCGCTGATGCTAAATGGAGTTATGTATCTGAAGATAACAACATGCGCCTAAG ttttatATCTGCGGACAAAGCTGTGGGTCAACAGGGCTTCCGAGCGGTATGGACGGAAGTGGCTACCGACGGCGATTGTTCTGGACAATTTCTTTGTATCGTGAGCAAATATTGTATTACCAAGGGTCTTCACTGTAATGGAATTAACAATTGTGGGCCTGATGACGCGTCTGATGAAGAAAACT
- the LOC124188131 gene encoding tolloid-like protein 1 isoform X5: MASALRHASGSSLVVSAFLLLLLPRTTTAREVIDVVPLRQLDYIPSLPPPLGPFTTTKTPKCDQSFASFPDGPQNGTFSAPTLINPEGESRQCVYTFLAGSGQRVEIVFTSFGLRGMPPDGAAVGELPGCVHEYMDIYTEVQSGNHSKLIESPFGGRYCGPIPPRKRVSLYQGIALSFYTDKNVTLPNLFTGYYTFINESDYEVGTPAPSTPCTFTVDAAIKFTGNILSPTYPGAYPKDLVCSYQFIGKPSQRVRLEFRDFDLFFGGPHCPFDYVKVYDGIDNTSAVIGTYCGQQRNLVLYSSESSLFVLFVTLQRTANTQNRGFKGIFEFSESFVKLDFIKDDGEHIRGSECDQKILSKKESFGFVFSPNYPFPYIPKIVCRYFIYGMQDSQHLERVRLEFYKFDIPKGQAKGDSVCTDGYLKVYLKGQEATDSYDKFDHELCGGEHKPSNVVSDGPRLVMVFSSGELQGNGFKAQYRFETEYRIPGTAAPDGTCLFTYRSSSRKRGEFNSPRYPSNYPSDTNCTYLFLATPNEQVTLVFDHFKVRADNANSSVGYYGIHICQEDWLEIYNMYRDNTEKLIGRYCGMTAPGPVESNLGALGLKVILHSDAELVYSGFKARYTFDVAKSIFGDCGSNISSLDYGMITSPNFPNKYDGPARNLASKTCNWFINVRPNYRVLLNFELFSVEGEQSARGCPAAVLRMWHMVSAPPLELCGVKSADAKWSYVSEDNNMRLSFISADKAVGQQGFRAVWTEVATDGDCSGQFLCIVSKYCITKGLHCNGINNCGPDDASDEENCK; the protein is encoded by the exons ATGGCCTCAGCACTCCGGCATGCCTCTGGGAGTAGTTTGGTTGTATCTGCCTTCCTTCTGCTACTCCTTCCACGTACCACTACAG CTCGTGAGGTAATCGATGTTGTACCACTACGCCAACTGGACTACATTCCTTCATTGCCGCCGCCACTGGGACCATTCACTACTACCAAGACACCAA AGTGCGACCAATCGTTCGCAAGCTTCCCAGATGGTCCACAAAATGGAACCTTCAGTGCTCCAACTTTGATCAACCCTGAAGGTGAATCTAGACAGTGTGTTTATACATTTCTGGCTGGCTCTGGGCAACGAGTTGAAATTGTGTTTACTTCTTTCGGCCTTCGTGGTATGCCTCCCGA TGGCGCAGCAGTTGGCGAGTTACCTGG tTGCGTTCATGAGTACATGGACATTTACACAGAAGTACAGTCTGGAAATCATAGCAAGCTGATAGAATCACCATTTGGCGGAAGATACTGTGGACCTATCCCTCCACGAAAGCGAGTTTCTTTGTATCAGGGCATTGCACTCAGTTTCTATACTGACAAAAACGTTACTCTGCCTAATCTATTTACTGGCTACTACACTTTTATCAATGAGT CCGATTATGAAGTGGGAACTCCAGCGCCAAGTACACCATGCACGTTTACAGTAGATGCAGCTATTAAATTTACAGGAAATATATTGTCACCAACTTATCCGGGTGCTTATCCCAAAGATCTAGTCTGCAGCTATCAATTTATCGGGAAGCCCAGTCAACGGGTTCGTTTAGAATTCCGTGACTTTGATTTATTCTTTGGTGGGCCTCA TTGTCCATTCGATTACGTGAAAGTATATGATGGCATTGACAACACTTCGGCAGTTATTGGTACATACTGTGGGCAACAACGAAACTTGGTGCTTTACTCCTCCGAATCTAGCCTGTTTGTGTTATTTGTTACACTCCAGCGAACAGCCAATACGCAAAATCGCGGGTTCAAgggtatttttgaattttccgaAAGCTTTGTTAAATTAG ATTTCATTAAGGATGATGGCGAACACATTCGTGGTTCAGAATGCGATCAGAAGATATTAAGTAAAAAGGAATCCTTTGGCTTTGTGTTTAGCCCAAATTATCCTTTTCCATACATACCCAAAATAGTTTGCCGATATTTTATCTATGGAATGCAAGATTCACAACATCTAGAACGTGTGCGACTAGAGTTTTACAAGTTTGATATACCCAAAGGGCAAGCAAAAGGAGA CTCGGTCTGTACCGATGGATATTTGAAAGTATATCTAAAAGGGCAGGAGGCAACAGATTCATATGATAAATTTGATCACGAATTGTGCGGTGGAGAACACAAACCAAGCAATGTCGTCAGTGACGGTCCACGGCTGGTCATGGTTTTCAGCAGTGGAGAACTTCAGGGCAACGGATTCAAAGCTCA GTATCGATTTGAAACAGAGTATCGGATACCTGGAACGGCAGCACCCGATGGAACTTGTTTATTTACGTATCGCAGTTCATCCCGTAAAAGAGGAGAATTCAATTCCCCACGTTACCCTAGCAATTACCCCAGTGATACCAACTgcacttatttatttttagccACACCGAACGAACAGGTTACGCTAGTATTTGATCATTTCAAGGTCAGAGCTGACAATGCCAATTCATCGGTAGGATATTATGG AATTCATATTTGCCAAGAAGATTGGTTAGAGATATACAATATGTATCGGGACAACACAGAGAAGTTGATTGGTCGCTATTGCGGTATGACAGCTCCGGGACCTGTAGAGTCAAATCTTGGGGCTCTTGGACTGAAAGTTATCTTGCATTCTGATGCTGAGCTTGTGTACAGTGGATTCAAGGCTCGCTACACGTTTGATGTTGCTAAATCTATATTTGGTG ATTGTGGTTCAAATATCAGCAGTTTGGATTATGGGATGATCACTAGTCCCAATTTTCCAAACAAGTATGATGGGCCAGCACGCAACTTGGCCAGTAAAACTTGTAATTGGTTTATAAACGTTAGACCAAATTATCGAGTACTtctgaatttcgaattattttctgTTGAAGGCGAGCAGTCAG CACGAGGTTGCCCCGCAGCAGTACTGCGCATGTGGCACATGGTGTCGGCTCCACCACTTGAACTCTGTGGCGTTAAAAGCGCTGATGCTAAATGGAGTTATGTATCTGAAGATAACAACATGCGCCTAAG ttttatATCTGCGGACAAAGCTGTGGGTCAACAGGGCTTCCGAGCGGTATGGACGGAAGTGGCTACCGACGGCGATTGTTCTGGACAATTTCTTTGTATCGTGAGCAAATATTGTATTACCAAGGGTCTTCACTGTAATGGAATTAACAATTGTGGGCCTGATGACGCGTCTGATGAAGAAAACT